Proteins encoded together in one uncultured Desulfosarcina sp. window:
- a CDS encoding UDP-N-acetylmuramoyl-L-alanyl-D-glutamate--2,6-diaminopimelate ligase produces the protein MKLSVLTNRLNVLSSTGLERFGDPEITAVCYDSRKAAPGSLFVAVEGLAQDGHRFIPDALSRGAVAVVCSRPVTVDAVVYRVADAREALARLACRFYDDPSRQMTLVGVTGTNGKTTVTYLLEKMLTRAGKRPGVVGTINYRYGDQVFDNPVTTPESLELQGILRQMADAGVTHAVMEVSSHALDLHRVDGCRFDLAVFTNLTQDHLDYHGDMNRYWACKKRLFTEFLKPVDSEVPVRAVVNTDDPKGRELAEMLGSAVLRTAAYGEGDLTPLGVVRDLAGIRGGIASACGEIPFESPLVGDFNLENILSAAGAALGLGLPVAAIAAGTDATPCVPGRLERIADDSGRTVFVDYSHTPDALENAITALRNLTAGRIVTVFGCGGDRDNSKRPIMGEIAARLSDLAVVTSDNPRSEDPLAIIDQVEVGMRRTGKRRFSAQDVIGNLDEKWSGSGYLVEPDRMTAIATAIKVSGVGDAVLIAGKGHETYQILADRTIHFDDREAARQVLAAGRTGA, from the coding sequence CGTAAGGCCGCGCCGGGGTCCCTGTTCGTGGCCGTGGAAGGACTGGCCCAGGACGGCCATCGATTTATCCCCGACGCGCTTTCCCGGGGAGCGGTCGCCGTAGTCTGCAGCCGGCCGGTAACGGTCGACGCCGTGGTTTACCGGGTGGCGGACGCACGGGAAGCCCTGGCCCGGCTGGCCTGCCGGTTCTACGACGATCCCTCCCGGCAGATGACCCTGGTGGGGGTCACCGGCACCAACGGCAAGACCACCGTTACCTATCTGCTGGAAAAGATGCTGACCCGGGCCGGCAAGCGTCCCGGCGTGGTGGGAACCATCAATTATCGCTATGGGGACCAGGTTTTCGACAACCCGGTGACCACGCCCGAATCTCTGGAACTGCAAGGTATTTTGCGGCAGATGGCCGATGCGGGGGTCACCCACGCGGTCATGGAAGTCTCGTCCCATGCCCTGGACCTGCATCGGGTGGACGGCTGCCGTTTCGATCTGGCGGTGTTCACCAATCTGACCCAGGATCATCTGGACTACCATGGCGACATGAACCGCTACTGGGCCTGCAAGAAGCGGCTGTTCACCGAATTTCTCAAACCCGTGGACAGCGAGGTTCCCGTGCGGGCCGTGGTCAACACCGACGATCCCAAGGGAAGGGAGCTGGCCGAAATGTTGGGAAGTGCGGTTCTGCGGACGGCGGCCTACGGCGAGGGTGACCTGACGCCTTTGGGCGTTGTCCGGGATCTGGCCGGCATTCGCGGCGGTATTGCCTCCGCCTGCGGTGAGATTCCTTTCGAATCGCCGCTGGTGGGCGATTTCAACCTGGAAAATATTCTCAGTGCCGCCGGAGCGGCATTGGGGTTGGGCCTTCCGGTTGCAGCCATTGCCGCCGGAACCGATGCCACACCCTGCGTGCCCGGCAGGCTGGAGCGGATCGCAGACGACAGCGGGAGAACCGTTTTTGTGGACTATTCCCACACCCCCGATGCGCTGGAAAACGCCATCACGGCCCTGCGCAACCTGACCGCCGGCAGGATCGTCACCGTATTCGGCTGCGGCGGGGACCGGGACAACAGCAAGCGGCCGATCATGGGCGAGATCGCCGCCCGGCTCAGCGACCTGGCGGTGGTGACCTCGGACAATCCCCGCAGCGAGGACCCGCTGGCGATCATCGATCAGGTGGAGGTCGGCATGCGGCGGACCGGCAAGCGGCGTTTTTCCGCCCAGGACGTGATCGGGAACCTGGATGAGAAATGGAGCGGATCCGGATACCTGGTGGAGCCGGACCGCATGACGGCCATCGCTACGGCCATTAAGGTCTCCGGAGTTGGGGATGCCGTGCTGATTGCGGGCAAGGGACATGAAACCTACCAGATCCTGGCCGACAGGACGATCCATTTCGACGATCGCGAAGCCGCCCGCCAGGTCCTGGCTGCGGGCCGGACAGGAGCGTGA
- the murF gene encoding UDP-N-acetylmuramoyl-tripeptide--D-alanyl-D-alanine ligase yields the protein MTPYRWTIRDVLDATGGSLVSGTDGREFAGIGIDSRTIDPDRIFVAIAGESHDGHRFVADVLAKGGQGFVVAEDQTANLPLDQLRASGAACVTVADTTAALGDLARFNRNRKPLTVLAITGSNGKTSTRMLTEQVVSGKYATLGTQGNLNNHIGLPLTLLRRAPQHEAAVVELGMNHPGEITRLGEICQPDVGIITNVAPAHLEGLGSVDNIAAAKGELLATIRSGGTAILNADDVRVAALADACPCPVLFFGTGDRAGIRAENVRSYGTGLVFTLITTSGQVDVHLATPLKAMVANALAAAAAGEVLGVPLDRIKAGLEAFSPGAGRMAIRELEGGIRLLDDTYNANPGSMAAAIETLADMGTEGRTLAVLGDMLELGDQSHLLHRKIGRAVGEAGIDRLYAAGRFASEMAAGAREEKMTDDRIFVGTKAEIIEKLNDELRAGDLILVKGSRGMAMEEVADEIARWATERTR from the coding sequence GTGACTCCTTACAGGTGGACAATCCGTGATGTGCTGGACGCCACCGGCGGGTCCCTGGTTTCCGGAACCGATGGCCGGGAGTTTGCCGGCATCGGCATCGATTCGCGCACCATCGACCCAGACCGCATTTTCGTGGCCATCGCCGGCGAGTCCCACGACGGGCACCGGTTCGTGGCCGACGTGCTGGCAAAAGGGGGACAGGGGTTCGTGGTGGCCGAAGACCAGACGGCGAACCTGCCGCTGGATCAATTGCGGGCGTCGGGCGCGGCCTGCGTGACCGTGGCGGACACCACCGCGGCCCTGGGCGACCTGGCCCGGTTCAACCGCAACCGGAAACCGCTCACCGTCCTGGCGATCACCGGCTCCAACGGGAAGACCTCGACCCGCATGCTCACCGAGCAGGTGGTGTCCGGAAAGTATGCGACCCTGGGCACTCAGGGCAATCTGAACAACCATATCGGTTTGCCTTTGACGCTGCTGCGGCGGGCACCGCAGCACGAAGCCGCCGTCGTCGAACTGGGGATGAATCACCCCGGCGAAATCACCCGTCTGGGAGAAATCTGCCAGCCGGATGTGGGCATCATCACCAATGTGGCTCCGGCCCACCTGGAGGGTTTGGGCTCGGTGGACAACATTGCTGCGGCCAAAGGCGAACTGCTGGCCACCATTCGATCCGGCGGGACGGCCATCCTCAACGCGGACGACGTTCGGGTGGCGGCCCTGGCCGATGCCTGTCCCTGCCCGGTCCTTTTTTTCGGAACCGGAGACCGGGCCGGCATTCGGGCCGAGAATGTCCGTTCTTATGGGACGGGGCTGGTTTTCACCCTGATTACAACGTCGGGCCAAGTCGACGTTCATCTGGCCACGCCGCTGAAAGCCATGGTGGCCAACGCCCTGGCAGCCGCCGCGGCGGGTGAGGTTCTGGGCGTACCCCTGGACCGCATCAAGGCCGGGTTGGAAGCGTTTTCGCCCGGTGCCGGGCGAATGGCCATCCGCGAACTGGAAGGCGGCATCCGGCTGCTGGACGATACGTACAACGCCAATCCGGGATCCATGGCCGCGGCCATCGAGACGTTGGCGGACATGGGAACTGAAGGCCGCACCCTGGCCGTGCTGGGAGACATGCTGGAGTTGGGCGATCAGTCCCACCTCCTGCACCGGAAGATCGGCCGGGCGGTCGGCGAAGCCGGCATCGACCGATTGTATGCGGCCGGCCGTTTCGCTTCAGAGATGGCCGCAGGAGCCAGGGAAGAAAAGATGACCGATGATCGGATCTTTGTCGGCACCAAAGCCGAAATCATCGAGAAGTTGAACGACGAGCTGCGGGCGGGTGATTTGATCCTGGTGAAAGGATCCCGCGGCATGGCCATGGAAGAAGTGGCGGATGAAATCGCACGTTGGGCAACAGAGAGAACCAGATGA
- the mraY gene encoding phospho-N-acetylmuramoyl-pentapeptide-transferase, translating to MIYHLLYPLHTTIAAFNVFRYITFRTIYASLTAFLICFLLGPWVIRRLSAMQVGQYIREEGPKEHQKKAGTPTMGGVLIIFAVTGATMLWADLTNRYVWITLLATLGFGTIGFIDDYLMQVKKRNLGLTARQKLALQVLLALLIGLLAYLVPDFSTKLSVPFFKRLTPDPGWGYIPFAALVIVGASNAVNLTDGLDGLAIGPVTIAAVTYMIFAYVAGHARIAEYLQITPVAGCGEIAVYCGALAGAGLGFLWFNAYPAQVFMGDVGSLAMGASLGTVAVITKQEILLVLVGGLFVIEALSVIFQVGFFKMTKGRRIFRMAPLHHHFELKGWPEPKVIVRFWIIAIALALVSMSTLKLR from the coding sequence ATGATCTACCACCTATTATATCCGCTGCATACAACCATCGCGGCGTTCAATGTGTTCCGGTACATCACTTTCCGGACCATTTACGCCAGCCTGACGGCTTTTTTGATCTGCTTTCTGCTGGGACCCTGGGTGATCCGACGCCTTTCCGCGATGCAGGTGGGGCAGTACATCCGGGAGGAAGGTCCCAAGGAGCATCAGAAAAAGGCCGGCACCCCGACCATGGGCGGTGTTCTGATCATCTTTGCCGTAACCGGCGCAACGATGCTGTGGGCCGATCTGACCAACCGCTATGTGTGGATCACGCTGCTGGCCACGCTGGGATTCGGGACCATCGGATTTATCGACGACTATCTGATGCAGGTAAAAAAACGGAACCTGGGCCTCACCGCCCGCCAGAAACTGGCGCTCCAGGTGCTGCTCGCATTGCTGATTGGCCTGCTGGCCTATCTGGTTCCCGACTTCTCCACCAAACTCAGCGTACCGTTCTTCAAGCGCCTGACCCCGGACCCGGGATGGGGCTACATCCCCTTTGCCGCCCTGGTGATCGTGGGCGCTTCCAATGCCGTCAACTTGACCGACGGGCTGGACGGCCTGGCCATCGGTCCGGTGACCATCGCCGCCGTGACGTATATGATTTTCGCCTATGTAGCCGGCCATGCCCGGATTGCCGAGTACTTGCAGATCACCCCGGTGGCGGGCTGCGGGGAAATCGCCGTATACTGCGGCGCTCTTGCCGGTGCCGGGCTGGGCTTTCTGTGGTTCAACGCCTACCCGGCGCAGGTTTTTATGGGTGACGTGGGATCACTTGCCATGGGCGCCTCTTTGGGAACGGTGGCCGTGATTACCAAACAGGAAATCCTGCTGGTGCTGGTGGGCGGGCTGTTCGTCATCGAAGCCCTTTCGGTGATCTTCCAGGTGGGATTTTTCAAGATGACCAAGGGCCGCCGCATTTTCCGCATGGCGCCTTTGCACCACCACTTCGAACTGAAAGGCTGGCCCGAACCCAAGGTGATCGTGCGCTTCTGGATCATCGCCATCGCCCTGGCTCTGGTTTCCATGAGTACATTGAAGTTGAGGTAG
- the murD gene encoding UDP-N-acetylmuramoyl-L-alanine--D-glutamate ligase, protein MDLRHQQVVVVGLGKSGVAAARFLVGRQARVTVTDRASAESLAAPIAALKDLDVELKLGGHDSQDFSKADLVVLSPGVPHTLPVFEPAWARGVPVIGEMELASRFVREPILAVTGTNGKTTTTELVGEMLKKSAKRVFVGGNIGTPLIAYVDEPRERADVVVVEVSSFQLDTILDFHPATAVMLNISDDHLDRYPSFNAYAESKWRIFANQQSTDAAVLNKRDATVAAMLDRHQPESRCLLFSERAVVKGAKILRDRILMVNGGREHSSFSLEKSGLIGPHNRENIAAACLAAREHGATEEGIQQAIDDFTGLPHRLETVGTVHGVRFVNDSKATNVDAVNRALECFDRPVILIMGGRNKKGDFTLLKSRVREHVKTLVAMGEARDEIVTALAGDPEKGIVEAGSMQAAVEKALEKADPGDTVLLSPACASFDMFDNYAQRGDRFRQAVEMLG, encoded by the coding sequence ATGGACCTTCGGCATCAACAAGTGGTTGTGGTGGGATTGGGAAAATCGGGCGTGGCTGCGGCCCGGTTCCTGGTCGGCCGCCAAGCGCGGGTCACCGTGACCGACCGTGCGTCGGCCGAATCGCTGGCCGCGCCGATTGCCGCCTTAAAGGACCTGGATGTGGAATTGAAGCTGGGGGGGCACGACAGCCAGGATTTTTCGAAAGCCGACCTGGTGGTGCTCAGCCCCGGTGTGCCGCACACACTGCCGGTTTTTGAGCCGGCCTGGGCCCGGGGCGTTCCGGTGATCGGAGAGATGGAACTGGCCTCGCGCTTTGTCCGGGAGCCGATCCTGGCGGTCACCGGCACCAACGGCAAAACGACCACGACGGAACTGGTCGGAGAGATGCTGAAAAAAAGCGCCAAACGGGTCTTTGTGGGCGGCAACATCGGAACGCCGCTGATTGCCTATGTCGACGAACCCCGGGAGCGGGCCGATGTGGTGGTGGTTGAAGTGAGCAGTTTCCAGTTGGACACCATCCTCGATTTTCACCCGGCCACGGCCGTAATGCTCAATATCAGCGACGATCACCTGGACCGCTACCCCTCTTTCAACGCCTATGCGGAATCCAAATGGCGCATTTTCGCCAACCAGCAGTCCACCGATGCGGCGGTTCTCAACAAAAGGGATGCCACCGTGGCGGCCATGCTTGACCGTCACCAACCCGAATCCCGCTGTCTGTTGTTCTCTGAAAGGGCCGTGGTCAAGGGGGCCAAGATTTTGCGGGACCGGATCCTGATGGTCAACGGAGGCCGCGAGCACAGCAGTTTCTCTCTGGAAAAAAGCGGGCTGATCGGCCCCCACAACCGGGAGAACATTGCCGCCGCCTGCCTGGCGGCCCGGGAGCACGGGGCCACCGAAGAGGGCATCCAGCAGGCCATCGATGATTTTACGGGCCTGCCCCACCGTCTGGAAACGGTGGGCACGGTTCACGGGGTGCGCTTTGTCAACGACTCCAAGGCCACCAACGTGGACGCGGTCAACAGGGCACTGGAATGCTTCGACCGGCCGGTGATCCTGATCATGGGCGGGAGAAATAAAAAAGGAGACTTCACCCTGCTCAAATCCAGGGTGCGTGAGCACGTCAAGACCCTGGTGGCCATGGGAGAAGCCCGGGACGAGATCGTTACGGCCCTGGCCGGCGATCCGGAAAAAGGAATCGTCGAAGCGGGGTCCATGCAGGCAGCGGTGGAAAAAGCACTGGAGAAGGCCGACCCGGGAGATACCGTCCTGCTCTCTCCGGCCTGCGCCAGTTTCGACATGTTTGACAACTATGCCCAGCGGGGAGATCGGTTCCGGCAAGCCGTGGAGATGTTGGGATGA
- the ftsW gene encoding putative lipid II flippase FtsW, producing MSTAVKRKGMQPLVYDLGLLFPVLMLVGMGIVMIYSASGAMALKKFGSDYFFLKRQAAFSLIGMVVLVGFSYIPYRIYRVLVYPLLAVSMAMLVAVAFTGWGVSVNNSTRWLQLGTLRFQPSEVARLALVIYLAYSMSKKGELLRDFSVGFMPHFLVLGLFTALLLAQPDFGSVVIFSALTWIMLFVGGCRLTHLFSVFLLLVPMGAWVMIQANYRLKRLLIFLDPWKDPTDAGWQTIHSLMAFGTGGLTGAGIGKGYQKLFYLPEPHTDYIFSVIGEELGLVGVMAVILLYTVMLMRGIRIARNTRDRFGAFLAMGITVTIGMQVCINMGVAMGLLPTKGLTLPFLSYGGTSLLINMAAMGIMMNIGARDARD from the coding sequence ATGAGCACAGCCGTGAAAAGAAAAGGGATGCAGCCGTTGGTTTATGACCTGGGACTGCTGTTCCCCGTGCTGATGCTTGTGGGCATGGGCATCGTCATGATCTACAGCGCCAGCGGCGCCATGGCCCTGAAAAAGTTCGGCAGCGATTACTTCTTTTTGAAAAGGCAGGCTGCCTTTTCGCTGATCGGCATGGTGGTGCTGGTGGGGTTCAGTTATATCCCCTACCGCATCTACCGGGTGCTGGTCTATCCGCTGCTGGCGGTTTCCATGGCGATGCTGGTTGCCGTGGCCTTTACCGGGTGGGGTGTGAGCGTCAACAATTCCACCCGCTGGCTGCAATTGGGAACGCTGCGCTTTCAGCCTTCGGAAGTGGCCCGCCTGGCGCTGGTGATTTATCTTGCCTACTCCATGAGCAAAAAAGGAGAACTGCTGCGCGATTTTTCCGTGGGGTTCATGCCCCATTTTCTCGTTCTGGGCCTTTTTACCGCTCTGCTGCTGGCGCAGCCGGATTTCGGATCGGTGGTGATTTTTTCGGCCCTGACGTGGATCATGCTTTTTGTGGGCGGCTGCCGTCTGACCCACCTTTTTTCCGTGTTTTTGCTGCTTGTGCCCATGGGCGCGTGGGTCATGATCCAGGCCAATTATCGGCTCAAGCGGTTGTTGATTTTTCTGGACCCCTGGAAGGATCCGACCGACGCCGGGTGGCAGACCATCCACTCGCTCATGGCTTTCGGCACCGGGGGCCTGACCGGGGCCGGCATCGGCAAGGGCTACCAGAAGCTGTTTTATCTCCCCGAGCCCCACACGGATTACATCTTTTCCGTCATCGGAGAGGAACTGGGACTGGTGGGAGTAATGGCCGTGATTCTGCTCTATACCGTCATGCTGATGCGGGGTATCCGCATCGCCCGCAATACGCGGGATCGTTTCGGCGCCTTTCTGGCCATGGGCATTACGGTAACCATCGGCATGCAGGTCTGCATCAACATGGGCGTGGCCATGGGGCTTTTGCCCACCAAGGGGCTGACCCTGCCGTTTCTCAGCTATGGCGGCACAAGCCTGCTGATCAATATGGCGGCAATGGGCATCATGATGAATATCGGAGCACGGGATGCACGCGACTGA
- the murG gene encoding undecaprenyldiphospho-muramoylpentapeptide beta-N-acetylglucosaminyltransferase, translating to MHATETGDIRRPLHVAIAGGGTGGHLFPGIAVAEAFRMKDPDNEILFVGVGNPFEKAALERAGYPQRTIAIEGIKGRGLWAKARAGLKIPVALFQAAGILSEMRADLVVGVGGYAAGPVAMAAWFKRIPVVICEQNTVPGITNRLLFPVARRIFISFEATRGRIDPEKKRVSGNPVRQSFLEGEDVEVREKKGFTVLVVGGSQGAHAINMAFVAALPHLRKKKGIRIVHQTGAADQENVARAYAEAGIDAEVKAFFHDMASRYRRADLVVCRAGATTVAELTALGKAALFVPYPYAADNHQEFNARALVDAGAAQMVLEEDLSGVELAGRLDRLAENPTMLADMAARSRTLGKPEAAAFIVDDCYNLLSNEPCT from the coding sequence ATGCACGCGACTGAAACCGGAGATATCCGGCGGCCGCTCCATGTGGCCATTGCCGGCGGCGGCACCGGCGGTCATCTGTTTCCCGGCATTGCCGTGGCGGAAGCGTTCCGGATGAAAGATCCGGACAATGAAATCCTCTTCGTGGGGGTCGGCAACCCCTTCGAAAAAGCAGCCCTGGAAAGGGCCGGCTATCCCCAGCGAACCATTGCCATCGAGGGGATCAAGGGCAGGGGGCTGTGGGCCAAGGCCCGGGCGGGACTGAAAATTCCCGTTGCCCTGTTCCAGGCTGCCGGCATCCTCAGTGAAATGCGGGCCGACCTGGTGGTCGGCGTGGGCGGGTACGCCGCCGGTCCGGTGGCCATGGCCGCCTGGTTCAAAAGAATCCCGGTGGTGATCTGTGAACAGAACACGGTGCCGGGGATCACCAACCGCCTTCTGTTTCCGGTTGCCCGGCGGATTTTCATCAGTTTCGAAGCCACCCGCGGCCGGATCGATCCCGAGAAAAAACGGGTCAGCGGCAATCCGGTCCGCCAATCGTTTCTCGAGGGCGAGGATGTCGAAGTCCGGGAGAAAAAGGGATTCACGGTTCTGGTGGTGGGCGGCAGCCAGGGCGCCCATGCTATCAACATGGCCTTCGTGGCAGCCCTGCCGCACCTGAGAAAAAAAAAGGGCATCCGCATCGTGCACCAAACCGGCGCCGCCGACCAGGAGAATGTGGCCCGGGCCTATGCCGAAGCCGGCATCGATGCCGAGGTAAAAGCCTTTTTCCACGACATGGCCTCTCGCTACCGTCGGGCGGATCTGGTGGTCTGCCGGGCCGGCGCAACCACCGTGGCCGAACTGACAGCCCTGGGAAAGGCGGCTTTGTTCGTTCCTTATCCTTACGCCGCCGACAATCACCAGGAATTCAACGCCCGGGCCCTGGTGGACGCGGGCGCCGCGCAGATGGTGCTCGAAGAGGATCTTTCCGGCGTTGAACTGGCCGGGCGACTGGATCGGCTGGCCGAAAACCCGACGATGCTGGCCGACATGGCCGCACGGTCCAGGACGTTGGGCAAGCCCGAGGCGGCAGCGTTCATCGTAGATGATTGCTATAATTTATTGAGCAACGAACCATGTACCTGA
- the murC gene encoding UDP-N-acetylmuramate--L-alanine ligase, which yields MYLKKYHIHFVGIGGIGMSGIAELLLNLGYRVSGSDLKSSDITDNLARLGGRIHVGHQAEQIEGADVVVVSSAIDPSNPEVAAARKAAIQVIPRAEMLAELMRLKYSVAIAGAHGKTSTTSLVSGVLAEGGLDPTVVIGGKLKSIGRNAVLGKGDFIVAEADESDGSFLKFSPAIAVVTNIDREHLDFYRDMDAIKQVFLDFIDRIPFYGLAVLCLDSEPLQGLLPRIKKRLTTYGQSTQADYQARDIRFGEMKSRFTVVHRGEDLGEFTLSIPGLHNVYNALAAIAVGRELDIPLAAIRRSLETAEGVQRRLEIKGEIDGITVVDDYGHHPTEIQVTLEAVKENWPRHRKVVVFQPHRYTRTQALLEEFTRSFNNSDVLVVLPIYAASEAPISGVSSEILAQSIRDHGHRDVTCLDSLAACVDHLETHLASGDLLLTLGAGDVYRVGEMVLERRKR from the coding sequence ATGTACCTGAAGAAATACCACATTCATTTTGTCGGCATCGGCGGCATCGGAATGAGCGGCATCGCCGAACTGCTCCTGAACCTCGGCTACCGGGTTTCCGGATCGGATTTGAAATCTTCGGACATTACCGACAATCTGGCCCGTCTGGGTGGGCGTATTCATGTGGGCCACCAGGCCGAACAGATCGAAGGCGCCGATGTGGTGGTGGTCTCCTCGGCCATCGACCCAAGCAACCCGGAAGTGGCTGCCGCCCGGAAGGCGGCGATCCAGGTAATTCCCCGGGCCGAGATGCTGGCGGAACTGATGCGGCTCAAATACAGCGTGGCCATCGCCGGTGCCCATGGCAAGACCTCCACCACTTCCCTGGTTTCCGGCGTGCTGGCCGAAGGCGGGCTGGATCCCACCGTGGTGATCGGCGGCAAGCTCAAAAGCATCGGGCGCAACGCAGTCCTGGGCAAAGGCGATTTTATCGTGGCCGAAGCCGACGAAAGCGATGGCTCTTTCCTCAAGTTTTCTCCGGCAATTGCCGTGGTGACCAATATAGACCGGGAGCACCTGGATTTTTACCGGGATATGGATGCCATTAAACAGGTTTTTCTCGATTTTATCGATCGTATCCCTTTTTACGGCCTGGCCGTGCTCTGCCTGGACAGTGAACCGCTTCAGGGCCTCCTCCCCCGGATCAAGAAACGGTTGACCACATACGGGCAGAGCACCCAGGCCGATTACCAGGCCCGCGACATCCGCTTCGGAGAAATGAAAAGCCGGTTCACGGTGGTTCATCGGGGAGAGGACCTGGGAGAATTTACCCTGTCCATTCCGGGGCTGCACAACGTCTACAACGCCCTGGCCGCCATTGCCGTCGGCCGGGAACTGGACATTCCCCTGGCCGCCATCAGGCGCTCCCTGGAAACCGCCGAAGGGGTCCAGCGCCGGTTGGAGATCAAAGGGGAGATCGACGGCATTACCGTGGTGGACGACTACGGGCACCATCCCACGGAAATCCAGGTGACCCTGGAGGCCGTAAAGGAGAACTGGCCCCGACACCGCAAGGTGGTGGTGTTCCAGCCCCACCGCTATACCCGGACCCAGGCGCTGCTGGAAGAGTTCACCCGTTCGTTCAACAACAGCGACGTACTGGTGGTTTTGCCCATTTACGCGGCCAGCGAAGCGCCCATCTCCGGCGTGAGCAGTGAGATTCTGGCGCAAAGCATCCGGGATCACGGCCATCGCGACGTGACCTGCCTGGACAGCCTGGCGGCCTGCGTCGATCACCTGGAAACGCACCTGGCCTCGGGCGATCTGCTGCTGACCCTGGGGGCGGGGGATGTGTATCGGGTGGGGGAGATGGTTTTGGAGAGAAGAAAGCGCTGA
- a CDS encoding FtsQ-type POTRA domain-containing protein encodes MAKPKRKNRFKKNRSVNRGLLRRRIASGLRVLGGLLFLAATSAAFILAHDYFTQADQFTARQIEVTGNRRLSREQVLDIAEIGEDTNILSLNLTTARKRLLAEPWIAEATVSRDIPSGLTLRITEEQSLAFLEMENGEGFLINAEGRAFKRQGAEGVDGLPRVLGLSHADLPVAGQPATEAFEAVMCLLTLAKDSDGPLSLSSIHRIQVDREIGITAVAGEANRAVKLGFGQYRQKYDILKKILAKMEKDSRLNTFRIIDLFDLDRIVVTLASAVVSDGDDKEV; translated from the coding sequence ATGGCCAAGCCTAAACGCAAAAACCGCTTCAAGAAAAACCGCTCGGTAAACCGGGGCCTGCTGCGCCGCCGGATCGCCTCCGGCCTGCGGGTGCTTGGGGGGCTGCTTTTCCTGGCGGCGACCAGCGCGGCCTTCATCCTGGCCCACGACTATTTTACCCAGGCCGATCAATTCACGGCCCGCCAGATCGAGGTGACCGGCAACCGGCGCCTCAGCCGGGAGCAGGTGCTCGACATCGCCGAGATCGGAGAGGATACCAATATCCTCTCGCTCAACCTGACGACCGCCCGCAAGCGGCTGCTGGCCGAACCCTGGATCGCCGAGGCCACGGTCAGCCGCGACATCCCGTCGGGGCTGACGTTGCGTATTACAGAAGAGCAGTCCCTGGCCTTTCTGGAGATGGAAAACGGAGAAGGATTTTTGATCAATGCCGAGGGCAGGGCCTTCAAACGGCAGGGCGCTGAGGGCGTCGATGGTCTTCCACGGGTTCTGGGGTTGAGCCATGCCGATTTGCCCGTGGCCGGCCAACCGGCCACCGAGGCGTTCGAAGCGGTGATGTGCTTGCTGACCCTGGCCAAAGATTCCGATGGCCCTCTGTCTCTGTCATCTATCCACCGGATCCAGGTGGATCGGGAGATCGGGATCACCGCGGTAGCCGGCGAAGCCAACCGGGCCGTCAAACTGGGATTCGGGCAGTATCGCCAAAAATACGACATTTTGAAAAAAATATTGGCAAAAATGGAAAAAGACAGCCGACTGAACACGTTTCGCATCATCGATCTGTTCGACCTCGATCGGATTGTGGTGACGCTGGCGTCGGCAGTTGTGTCCGATGGGGACGATAAGGAGGTGTAA